The proteins below are encoded in one region of Thermothelomyces thermophilus ATCC 42464 chromosome 1, complete sequence:
- a CDS encoding uncharacterized protein (The macro domain is a high-affinity ADP-ribose binding module found in a variety of proteins. It may play a role in distinct ADP-ribose pathways, such as the ADP-ribosylation of proteins, an important post-translational modification which occurs in DNA repair, transcription, chromatin biology, and long-term memory formation.), with product MGQLLTASDIPSLSLLYKLRKLSAPSPGASPLPTTTRPGPGADVPPPSKSLNDRVGLIRGDITTLKLDAIVNAANRSLLGGGGVDGAIHRAAGPELYDECRALGGCPTGSAKITNGYGLPARKIIHAVGPVYDPLDHDKSERLLTGCYTRSLELAVEHGCRTVAFSAISTGVYGYPSQDAAPAALGAIRKFLTGPDGDKIDKVVIVTFEMKDVEAYNEFIPLFFPPVAEDETTTDNEEDEARETEAKLTAEAEAVASELPSAPTSDPSDTGPAGKKQRQGED from the exons ATGGGCCAGCTCCTGACAGCTTCCGATATCCCgtccctctccctcctctaCAAGCTCCGCAAGCTCTCGGCGCCCTCTCCCGGCGCCTCCCCGCTCCCCACGACGACCCGGCCGGGCCCGGGCGCCGACGTCCCCCCGCCGTCTAAGTCCCTCAACGACCGCGTGGGCCTGATCCGCGGGGACATCACGACGCTCAAGCTGGACGCGATCGTCAACGCGGCCAACCGCTCGCtcctgggcggcggcggcgtcgacggCGCCATCCACCGCGCCGCGGGACCGGAGCTCTACGACGAGTGCCGCGCCCTCGGCGGCTGCCCGACCGGCTCGGCCAAGATCACCAACGGCTACGGGCTCCCCGCGCGCAAGATCATCCACGCGGTCGGTCCCGTGTACGACCCGCTCGACCACGACAAGTCGGAGCGCCTGCTGACGGGGTGCTACACCCGCAGCCTGGAGCTGGCGGTCGAGCACGGCTGCCGGACCGTGGCCTTCAGCGCCATCAGCACCGGCGTGTATGGGTATCCGAGCCAGGACGCGGCGCCCGCGGCGTTGGGCGCCATCCGGAAGTTTCTGACGGGGCCGGATGGGGATAAGATCGACAAGGTGGTGATTGTGACGTTTGAGATGAAGGATGTGGAGGCTTACAACGAGTTTATCCC GCTTTTCTTCCCGCCCGTAGCCGAAGATGAGACCACAACCGACAATGAGGAGGACGAAGCGAGAGAAACCGAAGCCAAACTtaccgccgaggccgaggccgtcgCCAGCGAGCTTCCCAGCGCTCCGACCTCTGACCCTTCCGACACCGGACCTGCCGGCAAGAAGCAGAGACAAGGAGAGGACTGA